GTCGTCCCCCCGGAACAGGAAGCAGCCCAGCAGGTTCCGCACCATGGGCGCGGATTCCCGCGTAGCGGCCGCCTCCACGCATTCCAGGACCGTTTTTTCCGGGTCCAGGTCATCGGCATGCGTCTGGGAGAAAAAAGCGATCTGCGTGTGGCGCCCCATCGTCACGCTCCCGGAGCTGGGCTCCTCCCCGCCGGAAATGAGGCGGGAAAACGTGGACTTGCCCGCTCCGTTCACCCCCACAATGGCGATGCGGTCCCCCTTTACGATTTCAAAATCCACATCCTCAAAGACGGAAATGGAGCCGTACCGCTTGGAAACCTTTTCCAGCCTGACCACGGAATGCGCGCCGGCAGGCGGGGTGGGAAAATGAAAATTCATCACGGCGTCATCCTCCTCCACCTCAATCAGCTCCACCTTCTCCAACTGCTTGATGCGGGACTGCACCAGGGAGGCCTTGGTAGCCTTGTAGCGGAACCGGTCGATGAACTCCTTCGTCTTGGCGATTTCCCGTTCCTGGGCCTTTTTCTGGCGCAGCAGAATCTCCTTCCGCAGCACGCTTTCCTTCAGGAAATAGGAAAAATTGCCCGCGTACTCCTCCGCGCGCCCGTGGTAAAAGGCAATCGTTCGGGAAACCAGGGAATCCAGCAGCGCGACGTCGTGGGAAATGAGGATGATGGCCCCCCGGTAGGTGCGCAGGTACTGTTCCATCCACCGCTGGGATTGAATGTCCAGGTGGTTCGTGGGTTCGTCCAGCAGCAGCACTTCCGGTTCCCGGAGCAGCAGCTTGGCCAGCGCAATGCGCATCTGCCAGCCGCCGGAAAATTCCCCGCAGTCCCGGTCAAAGTCCCGGTCCTTGAACCCCAGGCCGCGCAGGATGGACTCCGTGCGGGGGCGCAGCCGGGCGGAATCATGGGCGTGCAGCACCAGCTCCAGTTCCCCGATCTCGTTGAGCACTTCGGAATAGGCGGCGGAACGGGGGTCCAGTTTCTCCATCTCCTGCGTCAGGGCGTCAATGCGCTCCTGGAGGTCCATCAGGTCCGCAAAGGCGGACATGGCCTCGTCAATCAGCCTGCG
This portion of the Akkermansia massiliensis genome encodes:
- a CDS encoding ABC-F family ATP-binding cassette domain-containing protein translates to MVLAVQNLRVQYGARVLFNDLSFTVEDGERIALAGHNGAGKSTLMKCMAGLNEPDSGSIIKSRHSQVGYLPQEGIHVRGRRLIDEAMSAFADLMDLQERIDALTQEMEKLDPRSAAYSEVLNEIGELELVLHAHDSARLRPRTESILRGLGFKDRDFDRDCGEFSGGWQMRIALAKLLLREPEVLLLDEPTNHLDIQSQRWMEQYLRTYRGAIILISHDVALLDSLVSRTIAFYHGRAEEYAGNFSYFLKESVLRKEILLRQKKAQEREIAKTKEFIDRFRYKATKASLVQSRIKQLEKVELIEVEEDDAVMNFHFPTPPAGAHSVVRLEKVSKRYGSISVFEDVDFEIVKGDRIAIVGVNGAGKSTFSRLISGGEEPSSGSVTMGRHTQIAFFSQTHADDLDPEKTVLECVEAAATRESAPMVRNLLGCFLFRGDDVHKRVGVLSGGERSRVALVCMLLHPANFLILDEPTNHLDIQSQQVLQQALSEYPGSYCIVSHNRSFLDPIVTKVLEFVPGEKPRVYIGNVSDYLEKVERDQALASSAASAVSGAADPGAGADRKARRRMEAEIRQKKARLLRPLQEKLEQLEAEIARLETEKTEIASQLERPEVAADTEAVMELTTRFQQADRQLETCFTQWADLSEKIEETEARIEEEAERNVSGN